In a single window of the Nodularia spumigena CCY9414 genome:
- a CDS encoding HAD family hydrolase produces the protein MVTIKCRNISFSNIQAIFFDKNGTLEDSEAYLRSLGQRSARMIDAQIPGIGEPLLMAFGINSDTLDPAGLISVASRRETEIAAAAYIAETGKGWFESLKIARKSLDEAEKYLGTTPAPLFPGTLDLLKSLSAAGIKLGIISAATTAEVSNFVTQHELTDYIQLQKGVDDGPSKPDPILFLQACAALGVEPGNTLMVGDAVGDMQMARNAKAAGCIGITWVGKSDHVQGADVVINQLDEIVISH, from the coding sequence TTGGTAACTATTAAATGTAGAAACATCAGCTTTTCTAATATCCAGGCAATTTTTTTTGATAAAAATGGTACATTAGAAGACTCAGAAGCGTATTTGCGATCGCTTGGACAAAGAAGCGCGCGCATGATAGACGCTCAAATTCCCGGAATTGGCGAACCCTTATTAATGGCCTTTGGCATCAATAGCGATACCCTAGACCCAGCAGGATTAATATCCGTAGCTAGTCGCCGTGAAACCGAAATTGCCGCAGCTGCATATATTGCCGAAACTGGGAAAGGATGGTTTGAATCTTTAAAAATAGCTCGAAAATCCTTAGACGAAGCTGAAAAATATCTGGGTACAACTCCTGCGCCACTATTTCCAGGTACTTTGGATCTGTTAAAGTCCTTGTCAGCAGCCGGAATAAAACTCGGTATAATTTCCGCAGCAACCACAGCCGAAGTTAGTAATTTTGTCACACAACACGAGTTAACTGATTACATCCAGCTACAAAAAGGAGTGGATGACGGCCCCAGTAAACCAGATCCAATATTGTTTTTACAGGCTTGTGCAGCTTTGGGTGTAGAACCAGGTAATACATTGATGGTAGGAGATGCTGTTGGTGATATGCAAATGGCACGTAATGCTAAAGCCGCAGGTTGTATTGGTATCACCTGGGTAGGTAAATCAGATCATGTCCAAGGCGCGGATGTAGTGATTAATCAACTAGATGAAATAGTCATTAGTCATTAG
- a CDS encoding inorganic phosphate transporter, whose translation MLIISLFLATLFLAYSNGANDNFKGVATLFGSRQTSYQTAILWGSLTTFAGAVASVFWASKLVEKFTAQGIFPDAIANAPEIHLAVAITTGLTVLVAALTGFPISTTHSITGALLGAGLVAIGLKVNFAALESLFILPLLLSPIIAICLAAVTHKLVQYINSKLNIQANPRIIDTCHLISSGIISFSRGFNDTPKFVSIILIIDYFSVQGGMLTIAMAMGLGGLLNSQQIAQTMSQKITTMNHTQGLSANMVTGILVIAANHFGLPVSMTQVSVSSIFGVGLIDNQAKTRVFYQILFSWILTLPISTIISGIIYRLLQ comes from the coding sequence ATGTTAATAATCAGTTTATTTTTAGCTACGCTTTTTTTAGCTTATTCAAATGGAGCAAACGACAACTTTAAAGGTGTAGCAACACTGTTTGGTAGCAGGCAAACCAGTTATCAAACAGCAATTTTATGGGGAAGTTTGACAACTTTTGCTGGTGCAGTAGCCTCAGTTTTCTGGGCTAGTAAATTGGTAGAAAAATTTACTGCTCAAGGTATATTTCCCGATGCGATCGCTAATGCACCAGAAATTCATTTAGCAGTAGCCATTACCACTGGTTTAACCGTCCTAGTTGCCGCCCTGACAGGATTTCCCATTTCCACAACTCACAGTATTACAGGTGCGCTACTTGGTGCTGGATTAGTAGCTATTGGACTCAAAGTGAATTTTGCAGCTTTAGAAAGCTTATTTATTTTACCGCTATTGTTAAGCCCTATTATTGCAATTTGTTTGGCAGCAGTAACTCATAAATTAGTTCAATATATCAACTCTAAATTGAATATACAAGCCAACCCAAGAATAATTGATACTTGCCACTTGATCAGTTCAGGCATTATCAGTTTTAGTAGAGGTTTCAATGATACACCTAAGTTTGTTTCAATCATTTTAATTATTGATTATTTTTCAGTGCAGGGAGGAATGCTGACAATAGCAATGGCCATGGGACTAGGTGGTTTACTCAACTCCCAACAAATCGCACAAACCATGAGTCAAAAAATTACCACCATGAATCATACACAGGGGTTATCTGCAAATATGGTAACTGGAATTTTGGTCATTGCGGCTAATCATTTTGGGCTTCCTGTTTCCATGACTCAAGTTTCAGTTAGTTCTATTTTTGGGGTAGGGCTGATTGACAACCAAGCGAAGACCCGTGTTTTTTATCAGATTTTATTTTCGTGGATTTTAACTTTACCTATTTCCACAATTATTAGTGGCATCATTTATAGATTATTACAATGA
- the psbB gene encoding photosystem II chlorophyll-binding protein CP47: protein MGLPWYRVHTVVLNDPGRLISVHLMHTALVAGWAGSMALYELAIYDPSDPVLNPMWRQGMFVLPFMSRLGVTESWGGWSVVTGNAASDPGFWSFEGVAVAHIVLSGLLFLAAVWHWVYWDLELFRDPRTGEPALDLPKMFGIHLFLSGLLCFGFGAFHLTGLFGPGMWVSDAYGVTGSIQAVAPEWGPAGFDPFNPGGVVAHHIAAGVVGIIAGLFHLTVRPPERLYKALRMGNIETVLSSSIAAVFFAAFIVAGTMWYGNATTPIELFGPTRYQWDQNYFTQEIERRVQTSMADGATRSEAWAAIPEKLAFYDYVGNSPAKGGLFRTGPMVQGDGIAQSWQGHAVFTDAKGRELTVRRLPNFFETFPVILTDADGVIRADIPFRRAESKYSFEQTGVTVSFYGGDLNGQTFTDPADVKKFARKAQGGEIFDFDRETLNSDGVFRTSPRGWFTFGHAVFALLFFFGHLWHGSRTIYRDVFAGVEADLEEQVEWGLFQKVGDKSTRRKEAL from the coding sequence ATGGGACTACCCTGGTACCGAGTACACACAGTCGTTCTGAATGATCCAGGTCGGTTGATTTCTGTACACTTGATGCACACAGCCTTAGTAGCAGGCTGGGCTGGTTCAATGGCACTGTATGAACTGGCTATTTATGACCCCAGTGATCCGGTTCTTAACCCCATGTGGCGGCAAGGAATGTTCGTCCTGCCCTTCATGTCACGTTTAGGTGTCACCGAATCCTGGGGTGGCTGGAGCGTCGTGACTGGTAACGCCGCAAGCGACCCTGGTTTCTGGTCATTTGAAGGTGTAGCCGTTGCTCACATCGTGCTTTCTGGTTTATTATTCCTAGCTGCTGTATGGCACTGGGTTTACTGGGATTTGGAACTCTTTAGAGACCCTCGTACCGGTGAACCTGCTCTAGACTTGCCAAAAATGTTTGGCATTCACCTGTTCTTATCTGGTTTACTTTGTTTTGGGTTTGGTGCTTTTCACCTCACCGGACTATTTGGCCCCGGTATGTGGGTCTCTGATGCCTATGGAGTCACTGGTAGCATCCAAGCAGTAGCACCAGAATGGGGACCGGCTGGGTTCGACCCATTTAATCCTGGTGGCGTTGTTGCTCACCATATCGCAGCAGGCGTTGTTGGCATTATTGCTGGTTTATTCCACCTCACAGTAAGACCCCCCGAACGGCTATACAAAGCCCTGCGGATGGGGAACATTGAAACCGTACTTTCTAGCAGTATTGCTGCGGTATTCTTCGCAGCCTTCATTGTTGCTGGTACGATGTGGTACGGTAACGCTACCACCCCGATTGAACTATTTGGCCCCACTCGTTATCAGTGGGATCAAAACTACTTCACTCAGGAAATTGAGCGTCGCGTCCAAACTAGCATGGCTGACGGTGCAACCCGTTCAGAAGCTTGGGCAGCAATTCCCGAAAAACTGGCTTTCTATGATTATGTCGGCAATAGCCCCGCTAAAGGTGGTTTATTCCGTACTGGTCCAATGGTTCAGGGTGATGGAATCGCCCAATCTTGGCAAGGTCACGCAGTATTCACAGATGCTAAGGGTAGAGAATTGACCGTGCGTCGTCTCCCCAACTTCTTTGAAACCTTCCCAGTTATCTTGACCGATGCTGATGGAGTTATCCGCGCTGATATTCCTTTCCGTCGGGCAGAATCTAAGTACAGTTTTGAACAAACTGGTGTCACAGTCAGCTTCTATGGCGGTGATCTCAATGGTCAAACCTTTACAGATCCAGCTGATGTGAAGAAGTTTGCCCGTAAGGCTCAAGGTGGCGAAATCTTTGATTTTGACCGTGAAACCTTGAACTCTGACGGTGTATTCCGCACTAGCCCCAGAGGTTGGTTTACCTTTGGACACGCTGTGTTTGCTCTGCTATTCTTCTTTGGTCACTTGTGGCACGGTTCTCGGACAATTTACCGAGACGTTTTTGCTGGTGTTGAAGCGGATCTTGAAGAGCAAGTTGAATGGGGTCTATTCCAGAAAGTGGGTGACAAATCTACCCGCCGGAAGGAAGCTCTCTAA
- a CDS encoding CBS domain-containing protein, translating into MKTVNSSIIDIEEAIISSPLILTATTLAVEAIRLMSQVRDSCQLANSGLIPSINKLNLEKASCVLVVDNQKLIGTFTERDIVRCTAMEMSLEQVTLAEVMSSNPVTLKKSEFHNIFVVLNLFRQYKIRHLSIVDDQGDLIGLVTPTTLRQLIQVADFLKIRCVEEVMAPDVIQAAPTASILDLAQLMTEHCVSCVVITQSDTEFDSQPIGIVTERDIVQFRALELDPVQIKAHVVMSSPLFYLRPQQSLWEAHQKMQKLRVRSLVVVGDRNQLLGIVTQTSVLYTLNPLELYETVNFLQQKVFQLESEKIDILHQQNLELETKVQERTTRLIAQANSDRLLAVLSQRIRQYFDIEVILQTAVSEIQQYLQTDRVIIYQFEAEWSGRIIAEFLAPNQMSLLGDVIQDRCFAPTWVEPYTNGRVRAIDDIYTSGLADCHVRLLEEKQIRANLVVPIVYNNQLWGLISAHQCSQARHWESTEIEFLQKLSNKIAIAIQQCQLYEQAQQEIKERTQAEAALQKLNEELEIRVVERTAELQHSNQNLLLEIQERQRVDQELRHSQQRLHNILNSLFSFVGVISTEGIIIEANEAWLKIFSLTDSSVIGKPFAQTSWWSYSAKIQNKIQSAISQAAQGNSIRYDIPVRFTEEKFITIDFSIKPVFDESGEVSYLVVSGIDITERKQAEDTMKKQLAAIESTIDGIAILQGDRYLYLNKAHVELFGYDTDKELIGKTWRELYTPAEIARFERDVFPILIEKGHWGGEAIAQRRDGSTFDEEISLTMTNDGELICVCRDISKRKLAQQEIYKILEREKELNQLKSRFISMTSHEFRTPLAVISSSAGILKEFSQKLDEEKKQKHLECIITYVKHTTQLLDEILLISKAEAGKLAFEPKPLDLVEFCQKLTSEMQLSTQNNTIIFSSNTKTEVIALVDKKLLRQILINLLSNAVKYSQHNSSVKFDLQITEQSIIFSIEDQGIGIPQADKTQLFEAFHRATNVGSISGTGLGLTIVKNCVDLHGGKVTVVSQEGIGTKFTVIIPLQSVSYVRKL; encoded by the coding sequence ATGAAAACTGTTAATTCATCAATTATAGATATAGAAGAAGCGATTATTTCTTCTCCTTTAATTCTGACTGCTACAACTCTAGCAGTTGAAGCAATTCGCTTAATGAGTCAGGTGCGTGATAGTTGTCAACTAGCCAATTCTGGTTTGATTCCATCTATTAATAAGTTAAATCTTGAAAAAGCCAGTTGCGTTCTGGTGGTTGATAATCAAAAGTTAATTGGAACATTTACCGAAAGAGATATTGTCCGTTGTACAGCAATGGAGATGAGTCTGGAACAAGTAACGCTCGCAGAGGTAATGTCTTCAAATCCAGTCACTCTCAAAAAATCAGAATTTCACAATATTTTCGTTGTCCTGAATTTGTTTCGCCAATACAAAATTCGCCATTTGTCAATTGTTGACGATCAAGGGGATCTGATTGGGTTAGTTACTCCCACAACGTTACGTCAATTAATTCAAGTAGCTGATTTCTTAAAAATCCGTTGTGTTGAAGAGGTAATGGCTCCAGATGTAATTCAAGCTGCTCCCACTGCATCAATATTAGATTTAGCACAATTAATGACCGAGCATTGCGTCAGTTGCGTAGTCATTACCCAATCTGACACAGAATTTGATTCTCAACCTATTGGGATTGTTACAGAACGAGATATTGTTCAATTCCGGGCATTAGAATTAGATCCTGTGCAAATCAAAGCTCATGTAGTTATGAGTTCACCCCTGTTTTATCTGCGTCCACAGCAGTCATTATGGGAAGCTCATCAAAAAATGCAAAAGCTACGAGTTAGAAGCTTAGTTGTAGTTGGCGATCGCAACCAACTGTTGGGAATTGTCACCCAAACCAGTGTACTTTATACTCTTAACCCATTAGAGTTGTATGAGACAGTCAATTTTTTACAGCAAAAAGTTTTTCAATTAGAATCGGAAAAAATCGATATTTTGCACCAGCAAAATTTAGAACTGGAGACAAAAGTTCAAGAACGTACCACAAGATTAATAGCACAAGCAAATTCAGATCGACTCTTGGCTGTACTTTCCCAACGGATTCGTCAATATTTTGATATCGAAGTTATTCTCCAAACTGCTGTTTCTGAAATTCAACAGTATCTGCAAACGGATCGGGTCATAATCTACCAATTTGAAGCGGAATGGAGTGGTAGAATTATTGCTGAGTTCCTGGCTCCAAACCAAATGTCCCTACTGGGTGATGTGATTCAAGATCGTTGCTTTGCGCCTACTTGGGTTGAACCTTATACGAATGGTAGAGTGCGAGCAATTGATGATATTTATACTTCTGGGCTAGCGGATTGTCATGTTCGCCTATTAGAAGAAAAGCAAATTCGCGCTAACCTGGTAGTACCTATTGTTTACAATAATCAGCTTTGGGGACTTATTAGCGCTCATCAATGCTCCCAAGCCAGACACTGGGAATCTACAGAAATTGAGTTCCTGCAAAAATTATCTAACAAAATTGCGATCGCTATTCAACAGTGTCAACTTTATGAACAAGCACAACAGGAAATAAAAGAACGCACCCAAGCCGAAGCCGCATTGCAAAAACTCAATGAAGAATTAGAAATAAGAGTAGTTGAACGCACAGCCGAATTACAGCACAGTAATCAGAATTTGCTCCTAGAAATTCAAGAGCGCCAGCGAGTTGACCAGGAGTTACGCCATAGTCAACAGCGTCTACATAATATTCTTAATAGTCTATTTAGTTTTGTTGGTGTAATCAGTACAGAGGGTATTATCATCGAAGCCAATGAGGCATGGCTCAAAATTTTTAGCCTGACAGATAGTAGTGTAATTGGTAAACCGTTTGCTCAAACTTCTTGGTGGTCTTATTCTGCGAAAATCCAAAATAAAATTCAATCCGCTATTAGCCAAGCAGCACAAGGTAACAGCATTCGGTACGATATTCCAGTACGGTTCACAGAAGAAAAATTTATTACAATTGATTTTTCCATCAAACCAGTTTTTGATGAATCTGGAGAGGTTAGCTATCTGGTAGTGTCCGGGATTGATATTACTGAACGCAAACAGGCAGAAGACACTATGAAAAAACAGTTAGCTGCTATTGAATCTACTATTGATGGCATCGCTATTCTTCAAGGTGATAGATATCTTTACTTAAACAAAGCCCACGTCGAACTATTTGGATATGATACAGATAAAGAATTAATCGGTAAAACTTGGCGAGAACTGTATACACCAGCAGAAATCGCTCGTTTTGAACGTGATGTTTTTCCCATTTTGATAGAAAAAGGTCATTGGGGAGGTGAAGCAATAGCCCAGCGACGTGATGGTAGCACCTTTGATGAAGAGATATCACTAACAATGACTAACGATGGAGAATTGATTTGTGTTTGCCGTGACATCTCCAAACGCAAACTAGCTCAACAAGAAATCTACAAGATCTTAGAGCGAGAGAAGGAACTCAATCAACTCAAATCTCGTTTTATCTCAATGACTTCCCACGAATTTCGCACCCCTTTAGCAGTAATTTCTTCTTCAGCCGGGATTTTGAAAGAATTTAGTCAGAAATTAGACGAAGAAAAGAAACAAAAACATTTAGAATGTATTATCACGTATGTTAAACATACAACACAGTTGTTAGATGAGATATTACTAATTAGTAAAGCAGAGGCAGGTAAATTAGCTTTTGAGCCTAAGCCGTTGGATTTAGTTGAATTTTGCCAAAAGCTAACTTCAGAAATGCAACTTAGTACGCAAAATAACACGATTATTTTTTCTAGTAATACCAAAACTGAAGTAATTGCCCTGGTTGATAAAAAACTGCTACGACAAATTTTAATTAACTTACTGTCCAATGCAGTTAAGTACTCACAACATAATAGTTCAGTCAAGTTTGATTTGCAGATTACAGAACAAAGCATTATTTTTAGTATTGAAGACCAAGGAATTGGCATTCCGCAAGCGGATAAGACCCAATTATTTGAAGCATTTCATCGTGCTACTAATGTTGGTTCCATTTCTGGGACAGGTTTAGGACTAACAATTGTAAAAAACTGTGTAGATTTACATGGGGGTAAAGTTACTGTAGTTAGCCAAGAGGGTATTGGGACTAAATTTACTGTGATAATTCCTTTGCAGTCTGTTAGTTATGTGCGAAAATTGTGA
- a CDS encoding GNAT family N-acetyltransferase, with product MTSWFFDPYHQEPLISAAEQASWQFQIRAATPDDLNGIAQIIAESFHANDGFWGWAFPLLRLGIYEDLKHRLSSPAPHHVCLVAIDTSAASTHNLVGTVELGVRFNDSWVQTGRSFPYLSNLAVHPKYRRHGVASGLLISCEKFSHQWGFQDLYLHVLENNHQARQLYFKLGYKAHNLESHWNRFFLRRSRQILLHKHLSI from the coding sequence TTGACATCCTGGTTTTTTGATCCTTACCACCAAGAGCCATTGATATCTGCCGCAGAACAGGCTTCTTGGCAATTCCAAATTCGTGCGGCTACACCTGATGATTTGAATGGTATTGCCCAAATTATTGCCGAAAGCTTTCACGCAAATGATGGTTTCTGGGGATGGGCTTTTCCGCTACTACGTTTGGGTATTTACGAAGACCTCAAACATCGCTTGTCATCACCTGCACCCCATCATGTTTGTTTGGTTGCTATTGACACCAGTGCTGCTTCCACTCATAACTTAGTCGGAACTGTAGAATTGGGTGTGCGTTTCAATGATTCTTGGGTACAGACGGGCAGGAGTTTTCCTTATCTGTCTAATTTAGCTGTTCACCCCAAATACCGTAGGCATGGTGTTGCTTCAGGGCTATTGATTAGCTGTGAAAAATTCTCTCATCAGTGGGGATTTCAAGATTTATACCTCCATGTTTTGGAAAATAACCATCAGGCACGGCAACTTTATTTTAAGCTGGGATATAAGGCGCATAATTTAGAATCTCATTGGAATAGATTTTTCCTCAGACGCTCTCGGCAAATATTGTTGCATAAACATCTGAGCATTTAA
- a CDS encoding 30S ribosomal protein S1, which produces MVNQNLTATEIGFTHEDFAALLDKYDYHFSPGDIVPGTVFSIEPRGALIDIGAKTAAYIPIQEMSINRVDAPEEVLQSNETREFFILTDENEDGQLTLSIRRIEYMRAWERVRQLQAEDATVRSGVFATNRGGALVRIEGLRGFIPGSHISTRKPKEELVGEELPLKFLEVDEERNRLVLSHRRALVERKMNRLEVGEVVIGTVRGIKPYGAFIDIGGVSGLLHISEISHEHIDTPHSVFNVNDEVKVMIIDLDAERGRISLSTKQLEPEPGDMIKNRDLVYDKAEEMAAKYREQMLAKQQGITAAPAEAEEVVGAEEAVEATTEEEIPAATETQEEVSAVAATEEETPAASEEVSAVAATEEEVPAATESEEEIPATVEQEG; this is translated from the coding sequence ATGGTCAATCAGAACTTAACCGCTACAGAAATTGGATTCACTCACGAAGATTTCGCTGCTCTACTTGACAAGTATGATTATCACTTTAGCCCTGGGGATATTGTACCAGGAACAGTTTTCAGTATAGAGCCGCGCGGCGCTCTGATTGACATAGGGGCTAAAACAGCAGCCTACATCCCCATACAAGAAATGTCTATTAACCGGGTCGATGCCCCGGAAGAAGTTTTACAATCAAACGAAACCAGAGAATTTTTCATCCTGACTGATGAAAACGAAGATGGTCAGCTCACCCTTTCCATTCGTCGCATTGAATATATGCGGGCTTGGGAACGTGTGCGGCAGTTACAAGCAGAAGATGCTACTGTTCGTTCCGGTGTGTTTGCTACTAACCGTGGTGGTGCATTAGTACGCATTGAAGGATTACGCGGCTTCATCCCCGGTTCTCACATCAGCACCCGCAAACCGAAGGAAGAATTGGTAGGCGAAGAACTACCATTGAAATTCTTAGAAGTAGATGAAGAACGCAACCGCCTAGTTCTATCCCACCGTCGAGCGCTAGTTGAGCGGAAGATGAACCGCCTAGAAGTGGGAGAAGTGGTAATTGGTACAGTTCGTGGTATTAAACCATACGGTGCTTTTATAGATATTGGTGGTGTGAGCGGACTCCTGCACATTTCAGAAATTTCTCACGAGCATATTGATACACCTCACAGCGTGTTCAATGTCAATGACGAAGTTAAAGTCATGATCATTGATTTGGACGCAGAAAGGGGTCGGATTTCCTTGTCTACCAAGCAGTTGGAACCCGAACCCGGTGATATGATTAAGAACCGTGATTTGGTTTATGATAAAGCTGAAGAAATGGCAGCTAAGTATCGTGAACAGATGCTAGCTAAACAGCAAGGTATTACTGCTGCGCCTGCGGAAGCTGAAGAGGTTGTGGGTGCTGAAGAAGCCGTAGAAGCGACAACTGAAGAAGAAATCCCAGCAGCAACGGAAACTCAAGAAGAAGTATCGGCTGTAGCTGCTACTGAAGAAGAAACTCCAGCCGCAAGCGAAGAAGTATCGGCTGTAGCTGCTACTGAAGAAGAAGTTCCAGCAGCAACCGAGTCTGAAGAAGAGATTCCAGCGACTGTTGAACAGGAAGGTTGA
- a CDS encoding photosystem II reaction center protein T: MESVAYILIFALAIGVLFFAIAFREPPRIQKKEEE, encoded by the coding sequence ATGGAAAGCGTTGCATATATCTTGATTTTTGCTCTGGCCATAGGTGTTCTTTTCTTTGCGATCGCATTTCGCGAACCCCCCCGCATTCAAAAGAAAGAAGAAGAATAG
- a CDS encoding class I SAM-dependent methyltransferase — protein MTFNFLSNKKLLFDQWAFSYDWLFPSVIYQAIHKRLLEYVDLAEGANILDMGCGTGRLLDRLATEFPDVRGTGLDLSSNMLRIARQSDRHHPRLIYIEGKAESLPFGEGQFDAVFSTISFLHYLEPQQVLSEVARVLSPGGRFYLVDITTKKDTAPQVLPISPRGIRLYSPQQRELFGSSAGLLCLSHHYLLGPVLLTIFAKPS, from the coding sequence ATGACTTTTAACTTTCTCAGTAACAAAAAGCTGCTTTTTGACCAATGGGCATTTAGCTATGATTGGCTTTTTCCTTCAGTCATTTATCAAGCTATTCACAAGCGGTTGTTGGAGTATGTGGATTTAGCCGAAGGAGCCAATATACTTGATATGGGCTGTGGTACTGGACGACTACTTGACCGCTTGGCAACTGAATTTCCTGATGTACGTGGCACTGGATTAGATTTATCATCTAATATGTTGCGAATAGCCAGACAGAGCGATCGCCACCATCCACGTTTAATTTATATTGAAGGTAAAGCGGAGTCTCTGCCGTTTGGTGAAGGTCAGTTTGATGCTGTCTTTAGTACTATCAGCTTCTTACACTATTTGGAACCTCAACAAGTGCTGAGTGAAGTAGCACGGGTACTTTCACCTGGCGGGCGCTTCTACTTAGTTGACATCACTACCAAAAAAGATACAGCACCGCAAGTTTTACCGATTTCTCCTCGTGGTATTAGACTCTATAGCCCTCAACAACGTGAACTTTTCGGCTCATCGGCTGGATTATTGTGTTTGAGTCATCATTATTTACTAGGACCAGTTTTGCTAACAATTTTTGCTAAACCATCCTAG
- a CDS encoding response regulator transcription factor has protein sequence MTHILLVEDEVKLARFIELELSYEGYQVSVAYDGLTALTAARELDIDLVILDWMLPGLSGLEICRRLRSTGDQVPVILLTAKDEVSDGHRVAGLDAGADDYVVKPFSVEELLARVRAHLRRNQDADAGDILQFEDLSLNRRTREVFRGQRLIDLTAKEFDLLEYLLTHPRQVITRDRILEQVWDYDFIGDSNIIEVYIRYLRLKLETNNEKRLIQTVRGVGYVLRE, from the coding sequence ATGACGCACATCTTGCTAGTTGAAGATGAAGTCAAACTAGCGCGATTTATCGAATTGGAACTAAGTTATGAAGGCTATCAAGTTAGTGTGGCCTACGATGGACTAACTGCGCTCACCGCAGCCAGAGAGTTAGATATAGACTTAGTAATTTTAGATTGGATGCTGCCTGGTTTGTCGGGCTTGGAGATTTGTCGCCGCCTGCGAAGTACAGGGGATCAAGTGCCAGTAATTTTATTAACGGCTAAAGATGAAGTCAGCGATGGGCATCGCGTTGCCGGTTTAGATGCTGGTGCTGATGACTACGTGGTTAAACCCTTTAGCGTTGAAGAATTATTAGCCAGAGTCCGCGCCCACCTGCGAAGAAATCAGGACGCAGACGCAGGAGATATTTTACAATTTGAAGACCTGAGTTTAAATCGCCGCACACGAGAAGTATTCCGGGGACAGAGGTTAATTGATTTAACTGCCAAAGAATTTGATTTACTAGAATATTTACTCACCCATCCGCGACAGGTAATTACACGCGATCGCATTTTAGAACAAGTTTGGGATTATGACTTCATAGGTGATTCCAACATCATTGAAGTTTACATCCGCTACTTGCGCCTGAAACTCGAAACCAATAACGAAAAGCGCCTCATTCAAACTGTGCGTGGTGTCGGCTACGTTTTGCGTGAGTGA
- a CDS encoding Uma2 family endonuclease gives MQNTETTLPLRLWTVEEYHRMAEAGIFGVDERVELLEGKIIWKIAKGTAHRSAVGRTDKLLQNRLGNRAWISIQDPIKLNERSEPEPDIAVVKVDPLDYADHHPTPSEVYLIIEVANSSLILDCETKAKAYSQAGITDYWVLDVISRQLHIFREPTQEGYENKVILAENATISPLAFPDLQIVVLEMLPPVR, from the coding sequence ATGCAAAACACAGAAACAACCTTACCGCTTCGCCTGTGGACGGTTGAAGAATACCATCGGATGGCTGAGGCTGGGATTTTTGGTGTAGACGAGCGAGTGGAACTTCTAGAAGGAAAAATTATCTGGAAGATTGCTAAAGGAACAGCCCATCGGTCAGCAGTGGGGAGAACAGATAAGTTGCTGCAAAATCGTTTAGGAAATCGCGCCTGGATATCTATCCAAGACCCAATCAAGTTAAATGAACGCTCTGAACCAGAACCGGATATTGCTGTTGTTAAAGTCGATCCTTTAGACTACGCAGACCACCACCCGACACCATCTGAAGTTTATCTGATTATTGAGGTAGCAAACAGCAGTTTGATACTAGACTGCGAGACTAAAGCAAAAGCTTACTCCCAAGCCGGAATTACAGATTATTGGGTGCTAGATGTGATTAGCCGTCAATTGCACATTTTTCGGGAACCGACTCAGGAAGGCTATGAAAATAAAGTAATTTTGGCAGAAAATGCGACTATTTCACCGTTGGCGTTTCCTGATTTGCAAATTGTGGTTTTAGAAATGCTACCACCAGTCAGGTAA